A genomic region of Antennarius striatus isolate MH-2024 chromosome 4, ASM4005453v1, whole genome shotgun sequence contains the following coding sequences:
- the lrriq1 gene encoding leucine-rich repeat and IQ domain-containing protein 1, translating into MTDVNDVNDTVMLEPENVVMSATDRTEEEQGLDHIPPSLLRYFDTSRSRAAACEKLILEEREDEGGTNKRIENQKRLSFEMRTHETLNEKQRTGSPEDDTRTRQEQEQTEEDFQRELRKIMEAEKQQQQELELMEQRAQEKLEEEFLLQQEMIIKLQRRVEEEKKKREEEQKRMKEEKERRKEEERRRVEEETRRKKEEERKTEELKRKEEERKNKEEMRRMREEKKREEERKRKELVRKLEEEKRMIEEEEMREVKEGVERMKREEERRRMKEGRMMKKDEWRDDRTEGTKMEKQNMGREEEGRKSKEEERKERWSREKKEEDEDEGQKRTTQVKICGELRRADEGEDMTTEERKMKEEGYKKRKEDEEKEESKRKQKEVKMEMSEEGERRTVGPQGEEEEEQIGEQEEEEDEETEGKERKAVQNGGGEPTTSCCLSPPHRDPRLCPPRTEATPQRWGESPRPAVTPPPAAAQRRISWMKDCISWSDLSIQNWRKHRGPPRSRRGARRPPEGGAPPALPPASLLRATGCTSLQEVTSLTLEDSPACSLSTLALCPQLGALRIRRCGLRALGGLSKLKQLRFIDVQENHVSSVDCQDMRSLRVLLLAHNHLTSIHGLDGAENLEVLELSHNSITRIAGLESTRGLQRLCLDHNQLVSTRGLGGIYTLLHLSCSHNHLMRAEGLENLALLGTLDLRANSLLEPPQLNNQVLLRELHLDDNNISSLGGLTACWLPLLQRLSAAHNRVTQLPPMSALVSLSHLDLRSNSLSELQELCGSLEGCGRLREVLLSGNPLQVEAGWRCALQRAVPGLRALDGVETGSCVAPPADDSFLMFCQDQLQETRDLQRRHRWELSDAPPLLDAAHTWCRHLDEALRLAVEHRFAHERGDTSVADRWMADRTSAEAAPPIDEGECCQTETPRKAPPSAPSSDPMGPSSASQDSPDVQDAFHPETPSNAGPGSVSMATKSTSASPVSDQRDPDPKSSTAAVVIQQRWRTYRQKCENFSGRSAEEERGGGAAVGSNTWRAGGRDQAATVIQAFWRGVALRRGLTAALAAVTCLDAGEDPALEDLDLEDFVFDEAVLENSWVPLCGGSVPRSYPVPLCGGSVPRSYLVPEQPPPLKFQAPGPVPEAPPHGPTPVRGWRQAWASLEQVAPSPTSNRSSPPASALSSRSDRSERILGEWGFTHRRTALLMLQRAQRMKARRQQPKTPPGGARPPSGTGSEPATRRDACLGGGRVEPEETKPLLHGDSGRFLPEISSDVLKGGRVQLVADPGRRHQARGLRTSSTVAVQPSRENALTRHRLSGATPAATRGGRISFRDNPVQRSGGWGGGKKRNRK; encoded by the exons GAAGCTCATCCTGGAGGAACGTGAAG ATGAAGGTGGAACAAATAAGCGTATAGAGAACCAGAAGCGTCTGAGCTTTGAGATGCGAACCCATGAAACCCTGAATGAAAagcagagaacaggaagccctgAGGACGACACGCGAACACGTCAGGAGCAGGAACAGACGGAAGAAGActtccagagggagctgaggaagATCATGGAAGCAGAGAAG caacagcagcaggaacTGGAGCTGATGGAGCAACGAGCtcaggagaagctggaggaggagttcctgctgcagcag GAGATGATCATCAAACTACAGAGAAgagtggaggaagagaagaagaagagggaagaggagcagaagagaatgaaggaggagaaggaaagaagaaaggaggaggagagaagaagagtggaggaagagacacggaggaaaaaagaggaagagagaaaaacagaagagtTGAAACgtaaagaagaagagaggaaaaataaagaggaaatgaggagaatgagagaggaaaagaagagagaggaagagagaaaaaggaaagagcTGGTAaggaagctggaggaagagaagagaatgatagaggaggaagaaatgagAGAAGTGAAAGAAGGAgtagagaggatgaagagggaggaggagagaaggagaatGAAAGAagggaggatgatgaagaaggaTGAGTGGAGAGATGACAGGACGGAGGGAACAAAGATGGAAAAGCAAAATAtgggaagagaggaagaagggaggaagtctaaagaggaggagaggaaggagaggtggagcagagaaaagaaagaggaggatgaggatgaaggccAAAAAAGGACGACTCAGGTAAAAATTTGTGGAGAGCTGAGAAGAGCTGATGAAGGAGAAGACATGACAAcggaagagaggaagatgaaggaagAAGGTtataagaaaaggaaagaagatgaagaaaaagaggaatctAAGAGGAAACAGAAGGAAGTAAAGATGGAGATGAGTGAGGAAGGAGAACGTAGAACAGTTGGACCACAgggagaggag gaggaggagcagataggagaacaggaggaggaggaggatgaagaaacggaaggaaaggaaaggaaagcgGTGCAGAACGGAGGAGGAGAACCCACCACCTCCTGCTGCCTCAGTCCTCCACACAGGGACCCCCGGCTCTGCCCCCCCAGGACCGAAGCCACGCCTCAGCGGTGGGGCGAGAGCCCCCGTCCAGccgtgaccccgccccctgcagCGGCACAGAGGAGGATCTCCTGGATGAAGGACTGCATCTCCTGGTCGGATCTCTCCATCCAGAACTGGAGGAAGCACAGGGGCCCCCCCAGGAGCCGAAGGGGGGCTCGTAGGCCTCCTGAGGGCGGGgctcctcctgctctcccccCCGCCTCGCTGCTCCGGGCCACAGGCTGCACGTCCCTGCAAGAG GTGACCTCGCTGACCCTGGAGGACTCGCCCGCCTGCAGCCTGTCTACCCTCGCCCTGTGCCCTCAGCTGGGGGCCCTCAGGATCAGGCGCTGTGGTCTCAGGGCCCTGGGGGGCCTCAGCAAGCTTAAGCAACTCCGCTTCATTGACGTGCAG GAGAACCACGTCTCCTCTGTGGACTGTCAGGACATGAGGAGCCTCCGGGTTCTCCTCCTCGCCCACAACCACCTGACCTCCATCCACGGGCTGGACGGCGCTGAGAACCTGGAGGTTCTGGAACTTTCACACAACTCCATAACCCGCATTG CCGGCCTGGAGTCCACCCGGGGGCTGCAGAGGTTGTGTCTGGATCACAACCAGCTGGTCAGCACCAGAGGCCTGGGGGGCATATACACCCTCCTGCACCTCAGCTGCTCCCACAACCACCTGATGAGGGCTGAGGGTCTGGAGAACCTGGCTCTGCTCGGCACGCTGGACCTGAGGGCCAACAGCCTGCTGGAG CCCCCCCAGCTGAACAACCAGGTCCTGCTCAGAGAGCTTCATCTGGACGACAACAACATCTCCTCCCTGGGGGGCCTCACCGCCTGCTGGCTTCCCCTCCTGCAGCGTCTCTCAGCGGCCCACAACCG GGTCACCCAGCTGCCCCCCATGTCTGCTCTGGTGTCTCTTTCACATCTGGACCTTCGATCCAACAGCCTGTCAG agctgCAGGAGCTGTGTGGAAGTCTGGAGGGATGTGGACGCCTGCGAGAAGTTCTCCTGTCAGGGAATCCTCTGCAGGTGGAGGCGGGCTGGAG GTGTGCTCTACAGAGGGCGGTACCCGGCCTGAGGGCCCTCGATGGCGTGGAGACGGGCTCTTGTGTGGCTCCCCCTGCTGACGACAGCTTCCTGATGTTCTGTCAGGATCAGCTTCAGGAGACGCGTGATTTACAGCGGCGCCACCGGTGGGAGCTCAG cgacgccccccccctcctggaCGCCGCTCACACCTGGTGCAGACACCTCGATGAGGCTCTGCGATTGGCTGTAGAGCACAGGTTTGCTCATGAGCGCGGTGACACGTCTGTGGCTGACCGGTGGATGGCAGACCGAACCTCAGCTGAGGCAGCGCCCCCTATTGATGAGGGGGAGTGTTGTCAGACGGAAACCCCCAGGAAAGCTCCTCCGTCTGCCCCCAGCAGTGACCCTATGGGACCCAGCAGCGCCTCTCAGGACAGCCCAGATGTGCAGGACGCATTCCACCCGGAGACGCCGAGCAACGCAGGGCCAGgttctgtttccatggcaacgaAGAGCACATCTGCATCGCCCGTGTCCGACCAACGAGACCCCGACCCCAAAAG cagcacAGCAGCAGTTGTGATTCAGCAGCGGTGGAGGACCTACAGGCAGAAATGTGAGAACTTCAGCGGCCGTtcagctgaggaggagagaggaggaggagcagcggtGGGGTCTAACACCTGGAGGGCTGGTGGTCGCGATCAGGCGGCGACGGTCATCCAG GCGTTCTGGAGGGGCGTGGCCCTGAGGAGGGGGCTCACGGCGGCTCTGGCTGCCGTCACATGCCTGGACGCCGGCGAGGACCCCGCCCTGGAGGATCTGGACCTGGAGGACTTTGTCTTTGATGAG GCCGTCCTGGAGAACAGCTGGGTGCCGCTCTGTGGGGGCTCTGTTCCCAGGAGTTACCCTGTGCCGCTCTGTGGGGGCTCTGTTCCCAGGAGTTACCTTGTGCCGGAGCAGCCACCACCCCTGAAG TTTCAGGCCCCCGGACCGGTTCCTGAAGCCCCCCCGCACGGCCCCACACCGGTGAGGGGGTGGAGGCAGGCCTGGGCGTCTCTTGAGCAGGTGGCCCCCTCCCCGACCTCCAACAG GAGCAGCCCCCCGGCCTCGGCGCTCAGCAGTCGCTCCGATCGATCAGAGAGGATTCTGGGGGAATG GGGCTTCACGCACAGACGCACAGCTCTGCTGATGCTCCAGAGAGCCCAGAGGATGAAGGCCAGGAGGCAGCAGCCAAAGACACCCCCAG GTGGCGCTCGTCCACCATCGGGAACGGGTTCTGAACCAGCGACCCGCCGTGACGcttgtctggggggggggcgagtcGAGCCGGAGGAAACCAAACCACTGCTGCACGGCGACAG TGGGCGTTTCCTGCCAGAGATCAGCTCAGACGTCCTGAAGGGGGGGCGAGTGCAGCTGGTG gCGGACCCAGGACGCCGACATCAGGCCCGTGGACTCCGGACCAGCAGCACGGTTGCTGTCCAGCCTTCCAGAGAAAACGCTCTGACTC